The following are encoded in a window of Brevibacillus ruminantium genomic DNA:
- a CDS encoding MBL fold metallo-hydrolase — protein sequence MEKRQPIDLGHGIQLIDGFDLGLENRTGTYVMQEEELTLIETSASPSVPHILAGLSALGLDPADVKYVIVTHIHLDHAGGAGLLLQEHCPQAKVVVHPKGARHLVDPSRLIMGARAVYGDKFDQFFEPIIPVPEQRVLIKGHEETLQIGPSRVLRFFDSPGHAYHHCSIYDPVSNGMFTGDTLGVQYSQLKADGVSLYLPSTSPNQFDPEAMLHSLAMVQEMQVERIFFGHFGMSTEVEEVYRQLTMWIPRFVQIAEAVAASGDLESSEVSRQLLAMVASYLKDQGIAADHPEFGILRSDLEICAMGLVDYLQKKQ from the coding sequence ATGGAAAAACGGCAGCCGATTGATCTGGGGCATGGGATCCAGTTGATCGACGGATTTGATTTGGGTTTGGAGAACAGGACAGGTACCTATGTGATGCAGGAGGAGGAGCTGACGCTGATTGAGACAAGCGCCAGTCCCTCCGTCCCGCATATCCTGGCCGGCTTGTCCGCTCTTGGGCTTGATCCGGCCGATGTCAAATACGTGATTGTAACGCATATCCATTTGGATCATGCCGGAGGGGCCGGGCTGCTTTTGCAAGAACACTGCCCGCAGGCAAAAGTTGTGGTTCATCCAAAGGGCGCCCGCCATCTGGTGGACCCGTCCCGGCTGATCATGGGAGCGCGGGCGGTATACGGGGACAAATTTGATCAGTTTTTTGAGCCGATCATTCCTGTGCCAGAGCAGCGGGTTTTGATCAAAGGGCATGAGGAGACGCTGCAGATCGGCCCCTCTCGTGTGCTGCGATTCTTTGATTCGCCGGGACATGCCTATCACCATTGCAGTATTTACGATCCCGTCAGCAATGGCATGTTTACCGGTGATACGCTGGGGGTTCAGTATTCCCAGTTAAAGGCGGACGGAGTTTCGCTGTATCTGCCGTCGACCTCGCCCAACCAGTTTGACCCGGAAGCGATGCTTCACTCACTGGCGATGGTCCAGGAGATGCAGGTAGAACGTATCTTTTTCGGCCATTTTGGCATGAGCACAGAGGTAGAAGAGGTATACCGCCAGCTTACGATGTGGATTCCCCGGTTTGTACAAATCGCGGAAGCTGTGGCTGCGAGCGGGGACCTGGAGAGCAGCGAGGTCAGCAGACAGCTGCTGGCGATGGTCGCATCCTATCTCAAGGATCAAGGCATTGCCGCCGATCACCCGGAGTTCGGCATACTGCGTTCTGATCTGGAAATATGCGCCATGGGACTGGTCGATTATTTGCAGAAAAAGCAATAA
- a CDS encoding enoyl-CoA hydratase-related protein, producing the protein MYETILYEVTEGVAVITLNRPEKFNAFTEQMNKEITAALKQAQKDADVRCILLTGAGRAFNAGQDLGDVQGGGVDFGGFLRNRYNPMILQFRKTEKPIIAAVNGVAAGAGMSLALACDIRLASEKASFVNAFVNIGLVPDSGGCYFLPRIVGIGKALELAMTGEKLSAEEALKLGLVNQVYPADSFQEEALAYARKLAVLPTRAIGLIKRTMYKGLEMDLEETLEYETYAQEAAGSTEDHREGVAAFLEKRAPRFQGR; encoded by the coding sequence ATGTACGAAACGATTCTCTATGAAGTGACGGAAGGCGTCGCGGTCATCACGCTGAATCGCCCGGAAAAATTTAATGCCTTCACCGAACAGATGAATAAAGAAATCACCGCTGCGCTCAAGCAGGCGCAAAAGGATGCCGATGTCCGCTGCATTTTGCTGACAGGAGCCGGACGCGCTTTTAACGCCGGCCAGGATTTGGGCGATGTGCAGGGCGGCGGCGTGGACTTCGGCGGCTTTTTGCGAAACCGTTACAATCCGATGATTCTTCAGTTCCGAAAAACGGAAAAGCCGATCATCGCGGCAGTCAACGGTGTGGCTGCAGGAGCAGGCATGAGTCTGGCGCTAGCTTGTGATATCCGGCTGGCATCGGAAAAAGCGTCGTTCGTCAACGCCTTTGTCAACATCGGGCTGGTTCCTGATTCGGGCGGCTGCTACTTCCTCCCGCGTATCGTGGGGATCGGCAAGGCGCTGGAGCTGGCGATGACGGGCGAAAAGCTGTCCGCAGAGGAAGCACTGAAGCTCGGTCTGGTCAATCAGGTCTACCCGGCTGACTCGTTCCAGGAGGAGGCGCTGGCATATGCCCGCAAGCTGGCGGTATTGCCGACCCGTGCGATTGGCCTGATCAAACGCACGATGTACAAGGGACTGGAGATGGATCTGGAAGAGACGCTGGAATACGAAACGTACGCGCAGGAAGCGGCTGGAAGCACGGAGGACCACCGGGAAGGGGTTGCCGCCTTCCTGGAAAAACGTGCGCCCCGATTCCAGGGACGCTAG
- a CDS encoding enoyl-CoA hydratase-related protein gives MSYEFITVSIDETVGLITLNRPKILNALNLQLVDELVAELERMDRDPAIRVILITGNEQAFAAGADINEMAEASAIEIMKRNQFAVWDRMSLISKPIIGAVSGFVLGGGCELMMNCDIVIASETAQIGQPEIKLGVMPGAGGTQRLTRAVGLRKAMEMLLTGDPISAREAWQYGLVNRVVPVEAYLQEALKLAKKVAKQPPLAVQVIKKSVHKAEDLPLQEGMDYERSGFYLLLASEDRKEGMQAFLEKRKPRFTGN, from the coding sequence GTGTCGTATGAATTCATCACAGTTTCCATAGACGAAACAGTCGGGTTGATTACACTTAATCGACCGAAGATTCTCAATGCCTTGAATTTACAGTTAGTAGATGAGCTGGTAGCGGAGCTTGAGCGCATGGATCGTGACCCCGCCATCCGCGTCATCCTCATCACCGGAAATGAACAGGCATTTGCCGCCGGTGCCGATATCAATGAAATGGCGGAAGCGTCGGCTATTGAAATCATGAAAAGAAATCAGTTCGCTGTCTGGGATCGCATGTCCCTGATCTCCAAGCCGATCATCGGGGCCGTCAGCGGCTTTGTCCTCGGCGGAGGCTGTGAGCTGATGATGAACTGCGACATTGTCATCGCCTCGGAAACAGCGCAGATCGGCCAGCCGGAAATCAAGCTGGGCGTGATGCCCGGCGCTGGCGGGACGCAGCGTCTGACTCGTGCGGTTGGACTGCGCAAGGCAATGGAGATGCTGCTGACAGGCGATCCGATTTCAGCCAGAGAAGCTTGGCAGTACGGGCTCGTCAATCGGGTAGTGCCTGTAGAAGCGTACCTGCAGGAAGCGCTCAAGCTGGCCAAAAAAGTAGCCAAACAGCCGCCTCTGGCCGTTCAGGTGATCAAGAAGTCCGTGCACAAAGCGGAAGATCTGCCGCTTCAGGAAGGCATGGACTACGAACGAAGCGGCTTCTACCTGCTGCTGGCCAGCGAAGATCGCAAGGAAGGCATGCAGGCCTTCCTGGAAAAGCGCAAACCCCGGTTTACGGGAAACTAG
- a CDS encoding 3-hydroxyacyl-CoA dehydrogenase family protein: MTTTTKAILLAGDSPLYAELHQLITDSGYQVLSPDESAARLQEIILAVEVNNVNLQAKEECIRELDRLLPAHVPIITTSLAITATEAASWTEHPERVCGFGTLVPLAERELFEIAPALQTEAAAMQVAISFFQSLGKETEIVDDEVGLVFPRILSLIINEAAFTLMEKAATPRDIDIAMKKGTNYPYGPLEWADRIGLDEIYAIIRGLQRDLAEERYRPAPLLRKLVLAKRIGVRAGQGFYSYADKEGSEG; encoded by the coding sequence ATGACTACAACAACTAAAGCCATTTTACTTGCTGGCGACAGTCCGCTCTACGCCGAGCTGCATCAGTTGATCACGGACAGCGGCTATCAGGTGCTCTCGCCTGATGAATCGGCAGCCAGGCTGCAGGAGATCATTCTCGCCGTCGAAGTGAACAATGTCAATCTGCAGGCAAAAGAGGAATGCATTCGCGAGCTGGATCGACTGCTTCCCGCGCATGTGCCCATCATCACTACATCGCTGGCAATTACGGCGACAGAGGCGGCCTCCTGGACAGAGCATCCCGAGCGTGTCTGCGGATTCGGTACGCTGGTGCCTCTGGCTGAGCGGGAGCTGTTTGAAATCGCTCCGGCACTGCAAACGGAGGCGGCAGCCATGCAGGTGGCCATCTCTTTCTTTCAATCCCTCGGCAAGGAGACAGAGATCGTGGACGACGAGGTGGGTCTCGTTTTCCCGCGAATCCTGTCACTGATTATCAACGAAGCGGCCTTTACTCTGATGGAAAAGGCGGCGACCCCCAGAGATATCGATATCGCGATGAAAAAAGGAACCAATTATCCCTATGGTCCGCTGGAATGGGCGGATCGGATCGGCTTGGACGAAATCTATGCGATCATTCGCGGATTGCAGCGCGATCTGGCCGAGGAACGCTACCGTCCGGCGCCGCTTCTGCGCAAGCTGGTGCTGGCAAAACGCATTGGCGTTCGCGCCGGACAAGGCTTTTACAGCTATGCGGATAAGGAGGGGAGCGAAGGATGA
- a CDS encoding 3-hydroxyacyl-CoA dehydrogenase family protein yields MGAGIALVCARKGHMVKLLDTNQAVLDKAFAYLQATLSKDVDKGKINEQQKADTLELVDLVSAMEHLAVCDIVIEAVPERLDLKKNIFSGLSRICRSDALLLSNTSSISITEIAGGLPHPERILGFHFFNPAPVMPLVEVIRGTKSSEENVQRAYRFAEELGKVPVLVTDSPGFIVNRIARPYYNEALRILGDHVADVKKIDRIMKRAGGFKMGPFELQDMIGIDINFATTQSVYADFFHEGRFKPSRIQQRMVQAGSLGRKTGEGFYDYNN; encoded by the coding sequence ATGGGGGCGGGGATCGCCCTTGTCTGTGCCCGCAAAGGACATATGGTCAAGCTCTTGGATACCAATCAGGCTGTACTGGACAAGGCATTCGCCTATTTGCAGGCAACCCTGTCCAAGGACGTGGACAAAGGCAAGATCAACGAGCAGCAAAAGGCGGATACGCTTGAACTGGTGGATTTGGTCTCGGCTATGGAGCATTTGGCTGTTTGCGATATCGTGATCGAAGCAGTGCCGGAGCGGCTCGATCTGAAAAAGAATATTTTCAGCGGGCTCTCCCGGATATGTCGGAGCGACGCCCTGCTGCTGAGCAATACCTCCTCGATCTCGATCACGGAAATAGCGGGAGGATTGCCCCATCCCGAGCGCATTCTCGGGTTTCATTTTTTCAACCCGGCCCCGGTAATGCCGCTGGTCGAGGTGATTCGCGGAACGAAATCCAGCGAAGAAAATGTGCAGCGTGCGTACCGCTTTGCGGAAGAGCTGGGCAAGGTGCCCGTCCTGGTGACGGACTCACCCGGCTTTATCGTCAACCGGATCGCCCGCCCTTATTATAATGAAGCATTGCGCATCCTTGGCGACCATGTAGCCGATGTGAAAAAGATTGACCGGATCATGAAGCGGGCCGGCGGATTCAAAATGGGGCCGTTTGAGCTGCAGGACATGATCGGCATTGACATCAATTTTGCCACCACCCAATCGGTGTACGCCGATTTCTTCCACGAAGGACGATTTAAGCCCAGCCGGATTCAGCAACGGATGGTTCAGGCCGGAAGCCTGGGCAGAAAGACGGGGGAAGGTTTCTATGACTACAACAACTAA
- a CDS encoding sigma-54 interaction domain-containing protein has product MTRLHNIGEAVRHLLAAMKPLVHFDLSVVDDSRMRIAGTGRYEQYVGLKLPEESAFYHVIRNNSPLIIFNPLEHQVCQTCTVRNICLKEVSIIYPIQIDNEAIGAISIAEFSEEAKDKLIHMETELLAFMKNLSDFIAAKVKEAEKQKRMDAILNTVKEGIVLTDAAGTILMSNQHMEQAGARAGKPLSTLLPAYVAEKLLKADKPIEDWPYEHEDGGFWETYWITVKNVQPDNSHSDLLFLFREQEARDRNTRDSDRTDIHTVHLEQIKGKSAVFEEAKRIAASASRASSNVLIQGESGTGKELFARAIHQMSDRSSGPFIAVNCAAIPENLLESELFGFEEGAFTGARKGGKPGKFEMAQNGTLFLDEIGDLSLHLQPKLLRVIEYNKVERVGSVKPIDLNVRLIAATNQNLERMIAEGRFREDLYYRLNVIQLPLPPLRKRREDVMPLSRFFLQKFNRIFGKKIETFTEQAEQMLLLYQWPGNVRELENAIEYAVHVEQTDSIEAASLPAKLRAAASPQTGQGADCNLKQLERATIQRLLHQYGDHLEGKAMVAKQMGISLSTLYRRLREMK; this is encoded by the coding sequence ATGACGCGATTGCACAATATTGGCGAGGCTGTTCGTCACCTGCTGGCAGCGATGAAACCACTTGTCCATTTTGATCTTTCGGTGGTCGATGACAGCCGGATGCGGATAGCCGGTACGGGACGATATGAGCAATATGTCGGCTTGAAACTGCCAGAAGAATCAGCATTTTACCATGTGATCCGGAACAACTCTCCCCTGATCATATTCAATCCGCTGGAACATCAGGTCTGCCAAACTTGTACAGTGCGTAACATCTGTCTGAAAGAAGTCAGTATCATCTACCCTATCCAGATCGATAATGAAGCGATCGGCGCCATCTCCATTGCGGAGTTTTCCGAAGAGGCCAAAGACAAGCTGATTCATATGGAGACCGAGCTGCTTGCTTTCATGAAAAATCTCTCTGATTTTATCGCTGCCAAGGTGAAGGAAGCGGAGAAGCAAAAAAGAATGGATGCCATCTTGAATACAGTAAAAGAAGGGATTGTGCTGACAGACGCGGCGGGAACCATCCTGATGAGCAATCAGCACATGGAACAAGCCGGAGCGCGAGCAGGCAAGCCGTTGAGTACCCTTCTCCCTGCTTATGTGGCAGAGAAGCTGCTAAAAGCAGACAAGCCCATAGAAGATTGGCCCTATGAACACGAGGATGGGGGTTTCTGGGAAACCTACTGGATTACAGTGAAGAATGTTCAGCCTGATAACTCGCATTCCGACCTGCTGTTTTTATTCCGGGAGCAAGAAGCGCGGGACAGAAATACCCGCGATTCTGACCGTACAGATATACACACTGTTCATCTGGAGCAAATCAAAGGAAAAAGCGCCGTTTTCGAAGAAGCGAAACGAATTGCTGCCAGCGCATCGCGTGCCAGCTCCAACGTGCTTATTCAGGGCGAAAGCGGAACAGGCAAGGAGCTGTTTGCCCGCGCCATTCATCAGATGAGCGATCGCAGCTCCGGGCCGTTCATCGCAGTGAATTGTGCAGCTATTCCGGAAAATTTGTTGGAGAGCGAGCTGTTTGGCTTTGAAGAAGGGGCATTTACGGGAGCCAGAAAGGGCGGCAAGCCGGGCAAATTTGAAATGGCTCAGAACGGAACGCTGTTTTTGGATGAAATCGGGGATCTCTCCCTGCACCTGCAGCCAAAGCTGTTGCGGGTGATCGAGTACAACAAGGTGGAGCGCGTCGGAAGCGTCAAGCCGATTGACTTGAATGTACGGTTGATTGCGGCCACGAATCAAAATCTGGAACGCATGATCGCGGAAGGAAGATTCCGTGAAGATTTATACTATCGACTCAACGTCATCCAGCTCCCGCTTCCTCCGTTGCGCAAGCGCCGGGAAGATGTAATGCCGCTTTCCCGGTTCTTTTTGCAAAAGTTCAATCGAATCTTTGGGAAGAAAATTGAAACCTTTACCGAGCAAGCAGAGCAAATGCTGCTCTTGTACCAATGGCCCGGCAATGTCCGCGAATTGGAAAATGCGATCGAATATGCCGTTCATGTAGAACAGACTGATTCGATCGAAGCTGCAAGTCTTCCCGCCAAGCTCCGCGCTGCTGCCTCCCCGCAAACCGGGCAGGGCGCCGACTGCAATCTGAAACAGCTGGAGAGAGCAACGATCCAACGGCTGTTGCACCAGTACGGTGATCATCTGGAAGGCAAGGCGATGGTGGCAAAACAGATGGGGATCAGCTTGTCCACATTATACCGGCGCCTTCGTGAAATGAAATAG
- a CDS encoding PaaI family thioesterase has product MTEEIRNRFNHYLGIEVVHRDEQGCRVALKIRPELFNSIEGVVHGGVTATLADVAMGHGAAPHIDGVQQCVTVESKIQYLSPARGERLEAESRVLKSGRSLIVMEARVTCDGKLVAFATGTYARVFGKPS; this is encoded by the coding sequence ATGACAGAGGAAATCCGAAACCGATTCAATCACTATCTGGGCATCGAGGTCGTGCACCGGGATGAGCAGGGATGCAGAGTAGCGTTGAAAATCCGCCCCGAGCTGTTCAACAGTATCGAAGGGGTTGTGCATGGCGGAGTCACCGCCACGTTGGCAGATGTGGCCATGGGCCACGGCGCCGCTCCCCATATCGATGGCGTACAGCAGTGCGTTACGGTGGAGAGCAAGATTCAATACCTGAGTCCGGCGCGCGGTGAACGGCTGGAGGCGGAATCTCGCGTGCTGAAAAGCGGACGAAGCCTGATCGTGATGGAAGCTCGCGTGACCTGTGACGGGAAGCTGGTCGCCTTTGCTACTGGCACCTACGCGCGAGTCTTTGGCAAACCATCCTAA
- the paaK gene encoding phenylacetate--CoA ligase PaaK codes for MIFNVEMETLPRNKMGEIQLERLKETVKRAYERVPFHQEAFKAAGVKPEDIQSLEDIQKLPFMKKTHLRENYPFNLFAVDMKEVARIHGSSGTKGKPTVVGYTKKDLENWAEIVARAICCAGGEPGDIFHNAYGYGLFTGGLGLHNGIEHLGAVAVPVSGGNTSRQITLIQDFQPRGLAATPSYVLNIVEEMKKMGLDPRETSLKYGIFGAEPWSEEMRVQLEESLGIKAVDIYGLSEVMGPGVSIECHEAQDGLHIADDHFYAEIIDPQTGEVLPYGQEGELVFTSLTKEAFPVIRYRTGDIASLNPEPCKCGRTTMRMSRIKGRVDDMLIIRGVNVFPTEIESVLLTFDQLAPHYQVVIERDGALDRFEVHCELTPDYASQIAGNENAAIAPLVKEIGHTIKCTLGVTVVLRVLPPNSLLRSEGKAIRIVDNRNKPQAAI; via the coding sequence ATGATCTTTAATGTAGAAATGGAAACGCTGCCAAGAAATAAAATGGGCGAAATCCAACTGGAACGCTTGAAGGAAACCGTTAAACGAGCCTATGAGCGAGTACCGTTTCATCAGGAAGCGTTTAAGGCCGCTGGCGTGAAGCCCGAAGACATTCAATCCCTGGAAGACATTCAGAAGCTACCGTTTATGAAAAAAACGCATTTGCGTGAAAACTATCCGTTTAATCTGTTCGCTGTTGATATGAAAGAAGTTGCTCGAATTCACGGTTCCTCGGGAACCAAAGGAAAACCGACGGTGGTAGGATACACCAAAAAGGACCTGGAAAACTGGGCGGAGATCGTAGCCCGTGCCATCTGCTGCGCTGGCGGCGAGCCGGGAGACATTTTCCACAATGCCTACGGCTACGGACTGTTTACCGGCGGCCTTGGTCTGCACAACGGCATTGAGCATTTGGGGGCTGTCGCGGTGCCTGTATCCGGCGGCAACACCTCCCGCCAAATCACGCTCATCCAGGATTTCCAGCCGCGCGGACTGGCGGCGACACCGTCCTACGTGTTGAATATCGTGGAGGAAATGAAGAAGATGGGTCTTGACCCGCGTGAAACCAGTCTGAAATACGGCATTTTCGGTGCGGAGCCGTGGTCCGAGGAAATGCGCGTGCAGCTCGAAGAATCGCTCGGCATCAAGGCCGTGGATATCTACGGACTGAGTGAAGTGATGGGTCCTGGCGTCTCGATCGAATGCCACGAAGCGCAGGACGGTTTGCACATCGCAGACGATCATTTTTATGCCGAAATCATCGATCCGCAAACAGGGGAAGTTCTCCCGTACGGACAAGAAGGCGAACTGGTCTTCACGTCATTGACGAAAGAAGCTTTCCCGGTGATCCGCTACCGCACAGGCGATATCGCTTCACTCAATCCGGAGCCCTGTAAGTGCGGCCGCACGACCATGCGCATGTCTCGCATCAAGGGACGGGTGGACGATATGCTCATCATTCGCGGCGTCAATGTATTCCCGACGGAAATCGAGTCGGTTCTGCTTACCTTCGATCAATTGGCCCCGCACTATCAGGTCGTCATTGAGCGGGATGGTGCCCTGGACCGCTTTGAGGTGCACTGTGAGCTGACTCCGGATTACGCAAGCCAGATCGCGGGCAATGAAAATGCAGCGATTGCTCCGTTGGTGAAAGAGATCGGCCATACGATCAAATGCACGCTGGGTGTGACGGTCGTACTGCGCGTACTGCCGCCAAACTCCCTGCTTCGAAGCGAAGGCAAAGCGATTCGCATCGTCGACAACCGCAACAAGCCGCAAGCCGCGATCTAA
- a CDS encoding EthD family reductase, producing the protein MVKLVAIYRVPEDVEAFDKHYFEVHGPLAEKMPGLIKMEVGKVYGTPAGDSDLHLIAEMYFASKEALMEALSSAEGRAAGKDLRGFAGQVVSMHFVEVVEK; encoded by the coding sequence ATGGTGAAATTGGTGGCTATTTACCGCGTCCCCGAGGATGTCGAAGCCTTTGACAAACATTACTTCGAAGTGCATGGTCCGCTGGCTGAAAAAATGCCAGGCCTGATCAAAATGGAAGTAGGCAAGGTATACGGTACTCCTGCTGGTGACAGCGATCTGCATCTGATCGCAGAAATGTACTTTGCATCTAAAGAGGCTTTGATGGAAGCGTTGTCATCCGCCGAAGGGCGTGCGGCAGGAAAAGACCTGCGCGGTTTTGCCGGGCAAGTGGTGTCCATGCATTTCGTCGAAGTGGTTGAAAAATGA
- a CDS encoding gamma-glutamyl-gamma-aminobutyrate hydrolase family protein — translation MKPLIGISANYSHEDNVGITSNLGLPGQDWQLLADDYIKSIERSGGVPVILPVTENPESLYPLLSKLDGILFTGGTDIDPAYYGEWPRAGLGPIDPKRDRHEIALAKKVLQDTNLPVLGICRGSQLLNVVSGGTLYQDLQTERPEGIAHALRYSPKYHPVHPASIQPGSRLEAIFQAQEIGVNSYNHQAIKQVGSDFSVTMTAPDGLVEGIEMAGERFVVAVQWHPEMMVDKHEEYLKLFLAFVAACVRKEGA, via the coding sequence ATGAAACCCTTGATAGGAATCAGTGCCAACTATTCTCATGAAGACAACGTAGGGATCACGAGCAATCTCGGTTTGCCCGGCCAGGACTGGCAGCTTCTCGCTGACGATTATATCAAGTCGATTGAACGAAGCGGCGGCGTTCCTGTAATTCTGCCAGTGACGGAAAATCCTGAAAGTCTGTATCCGCTCTTGTCAAAGCTGGACGGCATCCTGTTTACAGGAGGCACCGACATCGATCCTGCTTACTATGGCGAGTGGCCGCGCGCCGGATTGGGCCCGATTGATCCGAAGCGCGACCGGCACGAAATCGCCCTCGCGAAAAAAGTGTTGCAGGACACGAATCTTCCTGTTTTGGGAATCTGCCGGGGCAGCCAGCTCCTCAACGTAGTTTCTGGCGGAACGCTGTACCAGGATTTGCAGACTGAACGCCCGGAAGGAATCGCTCATGCTCTCAGGTATTCGCCCAAATACCATCCGGTCCATCCCGCTTCTATTCAACCTGGTTCTCGGCTCGAAGCAATTTTCCAGGCTCAGGAAATCGGTGTAAACAGCTACAATCACCAGGCAATCAAGCAAGTTGGAAGCGATTTCAGCGTGACGATGACCGCTCCTGACGGCTTGGTGGAAGGAATCGAAATGGCGGGGGAGCGCTTCGTGGTAGCTGTCCAGTGGCATCCAGAGATGATGGTTGACAAACATGAGGAATATCTCAAGCTGTTTCTGGCATTTGTGGCTGCGTGCGTCAGAAAGGAGGGGGCTTGA
- a CDS encoding hotdog fold thioesterase: protein MSGKRIVDEREIHHKHYEEISAKLVQDQFAQFLGIKLLELGEGTATAEVSVQEHMLNAHGTAHGALIFSLADFVFAAACNSYGKTSVALSMNIGFLAAAMKGNRLVATATEEKKNNRTAWYRIRVETEHGLVATLDALAYRKNEYFVPIDEEA, encoded by the coding sequence ATGAGTGGAAAACGGATCGTAGACGAGCGTGAGATCCACCATAAGCATTACGAGGAAATCAGCGCCAAGCTGGTGCAGGATCAGTTCGCCCAGTTTCTCGGCATCAAGCTGCTGGAGCTGGGCGAGGGAACGGCAACGGCGGAAGTGTCCGTGCAGGAGCATATGCTGAATGCGCATGGCACCGCTCATGGAGCCTTGATTTTCTCACTGGCCGACTTCGTGTTTGCCGCCGCCTGCAACTCGTATGGCAAAACCTCGGTGGCTCTCTCGATGAACATTGGTTTTCTGGCGGCTGCGATGAAAGGGAATCGCCTGGTAGCGACAGCGACGGAAGAAAAGAAAAACAACCGCACTGCCTGGTATCGGATTCGGGTAGAAACCGAGCACGGTCTGGTCGCGACGCTGGATGCTTTGGCCTACCGCAAAAATGAGTACTTCGTGCCAATAGACGAAGAGGCTTGA
- a CDS encoding enoyl-CoA hydratase-related protein has translation MSQETVRFERDGHLGIITLNRPDELNALNYDTLERLGELIDQVRLDSKEVRVVIIRAEGRAFCAGADLKERRTLTEQQVRRNVRKIRDVFTALERLSQPTIAMINGFAFGGGFELALACDFRYALTDARMGLTEVSLGIIPGAGGTQRLSRLVGPSKAKELILTARRITAEEAYRLGFVSGVAEDAEQLEQLAMGLAQEILANAPLAVYQAKAAIDRGSSVDLQTGLDLETMCYEVIIPTKDRLEALEAFREKRRPVFTGE, from the coding sequence ATGAGCCAGGAAACCGTACGATTTGAACGGGACGGGCATTTGGGCATCATCACCTTGAACCGTCCGGATGAACTCAATGCTTTGAATTACGATACCCTTGAGCGTCTGGGGGAGCTGATCGATCAGGTGCGGCTGGATTCCAAAGAAGTCCGGGTCGTGATCATCCGGGCAGAGGGCCGCGCCTTCTGTGCAGGAGCCGACTTGAAGGAGCGCCGCACCCTGACAGAGCAGCAGGTCCGCCGCAATGTACGCAAGATCAGAGATGTCTTTACAGCGCTGGAGCGTCTCTCCCAGCCGACGATTGCCATGATTAACGGCTTTGCCTTTGGCGGCGGATTCGAGCTGGCACTCGCTTGTGACTTCCGCTACGCGCTGACAGATGCCAGGATGGGTCTGACCGAGGTCAGCCTGGGCATCATCCCCGGTGCGGGAGGTACGCAGCGCTTGTCCCGGCTGGTAGGCCCGTCCAAGGCCAAAGAGCTGATCTTGACGGCTCGCCGCATTACGGCCGAGGAAGCGTACCGGCTTGGGTTTGTGAGCGGGGTGGCAGAGGATGCCGAACAACTGGAACAACTGGCAATGGGCCTGGCCCAGGAGATTCTCGCCAATGCGCCGCTTGCCGTATATCAGGCCAAAGCCGCGATTGACCGCGGATCGAGTGTGGATCTGCAAACCGGACTCGATCTGGAAACGATGTGTTACGAAGTGATTATACCGACCAAAGACCGTCTGGAAGCATTAGAAGCGTTCCGCGAAAAGCGGAGACCGGTGTTTACGGGCGAATAA